Proteins co-encoded in one Halorussus lipolyticus genomic window:
- a CDS encoding DUF354 domain-containing protein has translation MNYLFFTNTPAHVHLYRNAVAELQARGHDALLLARDYGCTIDLLEYYDLPHVVYGELATSKYSLARQLPSHYYTIVRKTREYDPDKIFGVGAYAAHAGAVTDTPVVLITDSENTHLDHAISRPFADAYLTPHTFDKDLGEKHHVFEGFKECAYLHPDEYVPQTDIREQLGVGANEEYAIVRLNAFGSHHDVGQGGFTPEKRRELIEDLSGEATVFVSDEGGEMDFADLPARPFDLHPALLHDALSEASLLVADTQTMVTEAALLGTPAIRSNSFVGDGDMGNFEELERAGLIYNIREFEPVVETARGLLAEEGVADEWARKRREFMADKVNLTDLVVEVATDPAMLKSLPTKRTHERMAGSATV, from the coding sequence ATGAACTACCTGTTCTTCACGAACACCCCGGCCCACGTCCACCTCTATCGGAACGCAGTCGCGGAACTGCAGGCCCGAGGCCACGACGCGCTCCTGCTTGCTCGGGACTACGGATGCACCATCGACCTGCTGGAGTACTACGACCTGCCACACGTCGTCTACGGTGAACTGGCGACCAGCAAGTACTCGCTGGCCCGCCAACTCCCGAGCCACTACTACACTATCGTCCGGAAGACCCGCGAGTACGACCCGGACAAGATTTTCGGGGTGGGTGCCTACGCCGCCCACGCCGGAGCGGTGACGGACACCCCAGTCGTCCTCATCACCGACTCGGAGAACACCCACCTCGACCACGCCATCTCGCGGCCCTTCGCCGACGCCTACCTGACGCCCCACACCTTCGACAAGGACCTCGGGGAGAAACACCACGTCTTCGAGGGGTTCAAAGAGTGCGCCTATCTCCACCCTGACGAGTACGTCCCGCAGACCGACATCCGGGAGCAGTTGGGTGTCGGCGCAAACGAGGAGTACGCCATCGTCCGCCTCAATGCCTTCGGGTCCCACCACGACGTGGGACAGGGCGGGTTCACCCCAGAGAAGCGACGGGAGCTAATCGAGGACCTCTCCGGCGAGGCCACCGTCTTCGTCTCCGACGAGGGCGGGGAGATGGACTTTGCGGACCTCCCGGCCCGGCCCTTCGACCTGCACCCGGCGCTCCTGCACGACGCGCTCTCGGAGGCGTCCCTGCTGGTCGCCGACACCCAGACGATGGTGACCGAGGCGGCCCTGCTCGGGACGCCCGCGATTCGGTCGAACTCCTTCGTGGGCGATGGCGACATGGGCAACTTCGAGGAACTCGAACGCGCGGGCCTCATCTACAACATTCGGGAGTTCGAACCGGTCGTGGAGACCGCTCGGGGCCTGCTGGCCGAGGAGGGCGTCGCCGACGAGTGGGCGCGAAAGCGCAGGGAGTTCATGGCCGACAAAGTGAACCTGACTGACCTCGTGGTCGAGGTGGCGACCGACCCGGCGATGCTCAAGTCGCTCCCGACCAAGCGAACCCACGAGCGAATGGCCGGCAGTGCGACGGTCTGA